The Erigeron canadensis isolate Cc75 chromosome 4, C_canadensis_v1, whole genome shotgun sequence genome window below encodes:
- the LOC122595721 gene encoding protein arginine N-methyltransferase PRMT10 — MGTTANGTTAAADKATSTSNGGGVPTVDKGVDFANYFCTYAFLYHQKEMLSDRVRMDAYYNSVFKNKHHFIGKTVLDVGTGSGILAIWSAQAGAKKVYAVEATKMAEHARELVKANNLDGVVEVIEGSIEDIVLPEKVDVIISEWMGYFLLRESMFDSVICARDRWLKPTGVMYPSHARMWLAPIRSGLADHKMSDYEGCMDDWHGFVQETRTYYGVDMSVLTKPFSGEQKKYYLQNSVWNNLHPNQVVGTPAILKEIDCLTVTVEDILKVEASVSSTITKEDTRLCGFGGWFDVHFSGRKEDPAECEVELTTAPSIDDGTHWGQQVFLLHPPVRVNESDEILLKFSMSRSEENHRLMNVDLGYQIKLSSGKMLPPSINKFYIE; from the exons ATGGGCACCACCGCCAACGGTACCACAGCCGCCGCCGATAAAGCCACATCCACCAGCAATGGCGGAGGCGTCCCCACGGTGGACAAAGGCGTAGATTTCGCCAATTATTTCTGTACATACGCCTTTCTTTATCACCAAAAGGAGATGCTTTCTGACCGTGTTCGTATGGACGCTTATTATAACTctgttttcaaaaataaacaccACTTCATTGGCAAA ACTGTTTTGGATGTAGGAACAGGGAGTGGCATTTTAGCAATTTGGTCAGCTCAGGCTGGTGCAAAGAAAGTTTATGCCGTGGAAGCTACTAAGATGGCTGAGCATGCACGTGAGCTTGTTAAAGCAAATAATTTGGATGGTGTGGTTGAAGTGATTGAGGGGTCAATAGAAGATATAGTATTGCCCGAGAAAG TTGATGTAATCATCTCTGAGTGGATGGGATACTTTCTTCTCCGTGAATCTATGTTTGATTCTGTAATATGTGCCCGTGACCGCTGGCTGAAACCAACTGGAGTTAT GTATCCCAGTCATGCTCGGATGTGGTTGGCACCTATCAGATCAGGGTTAGCAGACCATAAAATGAGTGATTATGAAGGATGTATGGATGATTGGCATGGTTTTGTGCAGGAAACTAGAACATATTATGGTGTTGATATGAGTGTTTTGACCAAACCATTTTCTGGAGAGCAGAAAAAGTACTACTTGCAG AATTCGGTGTGGAACAACCTGCATCCAAATCAAGTTGTAGGAACACCTGCTATCTTGAAGGAGATTGATTGTTTAACGGTTACTGTTGAAGACATCCTCAAAGTTGAAGCTAGTGTTTCATCAACAATCACCAAGGAGGACACAAGACTATGTGGGTTTGGTGGCTGGTTTGATGTCCATTTTAGT GGAAGGAAGGAGGATCCTGCTGAGTGCGAGGTCGAGTTGACTACAGCTCCTAGCATAGATGATGGCACACATTGGGGCCAACAG GTCTTTCTCTTGCATCCTCCTGTCCGCGTCAATGAAAGCGACGAGATCCTTCTTAAGTTTTCAATGAGCCGCTCGGAGGAAAATCACCGTTTGATGAATGTTGATCTTGGGTACCAAATTAAGTTGTCGTCTGGCAAGATGCTTCCACCGAGCATAAACAAGTTCTATATAGAATGA